In Herpetosiphonaceae bacterium, the following proteins share a genomic window:
- a CDS encoding LacI family DNA-binding transcriptional regulator encodes MAQPTIYDVSRRAGVSIATVSRVLNSPDRVNPETRARVLAAIDELDFTPKFEALARARKRVGRIGVLTPYFTTDSFVDRLRGVVAALVGLPYEVVIYDVASARQRDAYLTNLALTHRVDGLIVIDLPIDEATASRLVKHRLATVQIVPSRLSTTHAVSSIVHDDSAGGRMAADYLLARGHRCFGFVGDVDANGAAFTVYSGDQKLDPFRQTLALAGVPLPDAYVRLAPFGMEHARQQAHRLFDLPTPPTAIFAGSDAQAIGVIRAARERGIAVPDDVAIMGFDDIEMAEFIGLTTIRQQLKESGRMAVELLLSGLNEHAPAPQQVALSYTLMQRTSA; translated from the coding sequence ATGGCTCAGCCGACAATCTACGATGTGTCCAGGCGCGCCGGAGTGAGCATCGCCACCGTTTCGCGGGTACTCAACTCCCCTGATCGGGTGAATCCAGAAACGCGCGCGCGTGTCCTGGCCGCGATTGACGAGCTTGACTTCACGCCAAAATTCGAGGCGCTCGCCCGTGCGCGCAAGCGCGTCGGTCGCATCGGCGTGCTGACGCCGTACTTCACCACCGATTCCTTTGTCGATCGCCTGCGCGGCGTGGTTGCCGCGCTCGTCGGCTTGCCCTACGAGGTGGTGATCTACGATGTCGCCTCAGCCAGACAGCGTGATGCGTATCTGACGAACCTGGCCCTGACCCACCGCGTGGACGGGCTGATCGTGATCGACCTACCCATTGACGAGGCAACCGCATCCCGCCTGGTAAAGCACAGGTTGGCGACCGTCCAGATCGTACCTTCGAGGCTATCCACCACCCATGCCGTCAGTAGTATCGTCCACGACGACTCAGCCGGTGGGCGCATGGCCGCCGACTATCTCCTGGCACGCGGTCATCGCTGCTTTGGGTTCGTGGGCGATGTCGATGCCAATGGTGCGGCCTTTACCGTCTACAGCGGCGACCAGAAGCTCGATCCGTTCCGGCAAACGCTTGCTTTAGCCGGAGTACCGCTGCCCGACGCATATGTCCGCTTAGCCCCCTTTGGGATGGAGCATGCTCGCCAGCAGGCGCACCGACTCTTCGATCTGCCGACGCCGCCGACCGCGATTTTTGCAGGCAGCGATGCCCAGGCGATAGGCGTCATCCGGGCGGCGCGTGAGCGCGGCATCGCGGTACCAGACGACGTGGCAATCATGGGCTTTGATGATATCGAAATGGCTGAGTTCATTGGACTCACCACCATCCGTCAGCAGCTTAAAGAGTCAGGGCGCATGGCGGTAGAGCTTCTGCTGTCGGGGCTGAATGAGCATGCACCAGCGCCACAGCAGGTAGCTCTGTCCTATACGCTCATGCAACGAACATCCGCGTGA
- a CDS encoding bacterial transcriptional activator domain-containing protein, which yields MIYVLGDFCVMRGSQLVPLRAGGKSETLLAYLAVEQGGPVARSVLVGLLWPHSEPALASHSLSNHVLALQKLLAPALHRSQPVVAEGSFLRLNVMAGIGIDLACFERLAHTGDQQVEAGDIPAAMLCYTQAVALYRGDLCLAVDMRTIMERERLRARVLTVLSRLTNYCFRNGDDATCLEHLWHLLAVDPCHEEAHRMVMRCYLRRGQRGAALRQYHLCADLLRATFGAVPEPATSELFAQIRDQTEAKDAAMIET from the coding sequence ATGATATATGTTTTGGGTGATTTCTGTGTGATGCGGGGCAGCCAGCTCGTCCCGCTCCGAGCAGGTGGCAAAAGTGAGACGCTGCTCGCCTACCTGGCGGTCGAGCAGGGCGGTCCAGTCGCTCGATCCGTACTCGTCGGCTTGCTCTGGCCCCACAGCGAGCCTGCTCTCGCTTCGCACTCGCTCAGCAATCATGTGCTGGCCCTGCAAAAGCTGCTTGCTCCTGCGCTGCACCGTTCCCAACCCGTGGTGGCTGAGGGCAGCTTCCTCCGGCTCAACGTCATGGCCGGAATCGGAATCGACCTCGCGTGCTTCGAGCGCCTGGCCCACACCGGCGATCAGCAGGTCGAAGCCGGTGATATTCCTGCCGCCATGCTGTGCTACACCCAGGCTGTGGCATTGTATCGCGGCGATCTCTGTCTCGCGGTTGATATGCGGACGATCATGGAGCGTGAGCGCCTCCGGGCGCGCGTGCTGACCGTCCTATCACGGTTGACCAATTACTGCTTTCGTAATGGTGACGATGCCACCTGCCTGGAGCATCTCTGGCACCTCCTCGCGGTTGATCCCTGTCACGAGGAGGCGCATCGCATGGTGATGCGCTGCTACCTCCGACGCGGACAGCGAGGAGCGGCCCTGCGTCAGTATCATCTTTGCGCCGATCTGCTACGCGCCACGTTCGGCGCTGTGCCCGAGCCCGCGACGAGCGAGCTGTTTGCTCAGATTCGCGACCAGACCGAGGCCAAGGATGCTGCGATGATAGAAACCTGA